The genomic region ACGGCGGGTGACATTGCCACCTTCACCAAGCTGCTGCGCGTCGCGCTGTTGCCTGTTGTGCTATTGACCGTCGCAATCGTGTTTCGCAAGGAGGCCGGGGGTGCCGCCGGGCTGCCGTGGTTTGTGGTGGCCTTTATCCTGCTGATGGTCCTGCGCAATTCTGTTCCCTTGCCGGAAATGGTTCTGACAGCCATCAACGACATGTCGCGCTTTCTGCTTGTCGTCGCGATTGCAGCGCTGGGGGTCAGAACGTCGCTTGAAAAGCTGTTTGCGCCGGGGGTGAAGGGGCTGGCACTGATCGCGGTGGACACGCTGTTCCTGCTGGGGCAGGCGATCGTGTTCGCGCATCTTTTCCTGCTGTAGCGAACCGAGGGTTTCCCGGTCGCCGCGCAGGCTGCTGCTCAGGCCCGGAAGATCAGGGGGCAGACGGCAGGCGCTTGCGTGCCGAGAACACCGAGACCATCGGATTTGACCCATGTGAGCGATGCGATTTCAGCCCATCAATGCGGCGAAGGATCAGGTCTTCGCTTCTCCATGAGAGGCCAAGCCAGGACACAAGAACTTGAGCGACGATCATCTGGCTCTCCTTTGCGTTACACTGATGAGGGCAGGAGAACCGCTAAAGTTGTGTGGATTGTGACCGAACCTAGGTCAACTGCGGTATGATCGTGGCATCCATTGGGTTTTCCCCCGAATTGTGGACAGTCCGAATGGGCACTGGGCTTTGGTGAAAATGCTGGTCTTGGCCCGTCAAAAGATGTCGACGTCGAAGGTGTAGCAATACTGGGCCACGGCCACGCCCGCCGACATGCTGCCATCCTGTCGGCCGCCAAACGTCGTTATGCCCGTTTCCCCCGCGCTGCGGTCGGCATCCAGCGTGAAGCTGATTCCCTGCCCGGCACGGCGCGGCGGCGGCGACAACCGATAGACCCGCGTGCGGTCGGACATGCCCAGCGTTCTGGTCACATGCAGCCCAGCCGCACACCAGTAATCGGTCAACTTGGCGATCGATCGGTATTCGACGGTGAAGTCGGTGTTGCTGTTCTGGGTGACCTGCAACCGGGTGCCTGTCACATAGGCAGCGGCAGGGGTCGCGATGGCCAGTGCGACCAGAAGGGAGACGATGCGCATGAAACCTCCGTCTATGATGTGGCTAGCAGGTAGCCCACTGTTGCACCGCAGCCCGTCGCCTTGCATCACAAGGCTGCGAGGCTGTTGTGTGGTAGTGTGCCCGGAGAGGTCGAGCGCCGCGCTTTTCAGGCCCGGCGCGGTTGGGTGCGATAAAGCCGCATGACGTTTTCGGCGTCACTGCTGACGGCGGGCAGGTCATCTGCGTCACATTCGTTGCCGGAACAGGCGAGGGCTGCCATCGAGGGCGTGTGCAGCGTCACCTTGTGCTGCGTGCCGCGCAGGGCTTCGGTTCCCAGAACTTCCCAGTCGCCGCCAGCGTATTGGGCGAATTCGTCACTGGCGATGATGGTCTTGCGATAGGCCTTGGTCAGCGTTTCAAGACGCTGCACTTCATTCACAGCCGAACCGAAGGTCGAAAAGGTCAGCCGGTTCTTCAGGCCGACGTTGCCGAACATCACATTGCCCACATGAAGCCCGATCCCATAGCCAATGGTGGACAACCCCTCATTGCTGCGGCGGGTGTTCAGCCGGTCCATCCGCGCCACCGCCTCGCGCACGGCGGTGAAGGCGGCACCGGCGGCCACTTCGGACGCCTCCATGTGCCGATCACATGGGTAGATCGCAAGGAAGCCATCGCCGATGAAGCTGAGGATTTCACCGCCGTTGCGGTTGAACGGGGCCGCGATGGCATCAAAGAATTCGTTGAGGGTTTCGATATAGACCTGACGCCCGTGATCTTCGGCGTAGCTGGTCGAATTGCGCATGTCGCCCATCACCAGCACGGCGCGGATCGTTTCGCCATCGCCGCGCTTGGTCTGCCCCGACAGCACCCGCCGCCCGGCATCGCCGCCCAGATAGGTGGACAACATGTTGTCGGCGAGCTTGTCGAGCACGGCCATCTTGGTCGCCACGGCAAAGTTGGACTCCACCCGCACAAGGGTGCGGATCATCTGTTCCGAAAAGCCAAGCGGCTGGTCGGTTGTCCACGACCCCATCATCCCGCGCGTGCCATCGCCGTCGAACGTTTCCAGAAACGCCAGATAGTCGGTGCCACCGGCTGCCACGAGTTCTTCGAACACCGGAAACTCGGGCGCGGATTTTGCATCCAGCCTGCGGCGCAGATGGCCCAGGCCATTTTTGAGAAGGAAGTAGAACGGGCTGGCTTCATACCGACCCATGGTGTTTTCGGAGCCGCCACGCTGATGCCCGACAACCTCCACCCCTTTGCCGCGGGTCCAGGTGAAGCTGAGCGCATCATAAAGGGGATGCAGCATGGAAAACCCGACATGCGCGCGCAGAAGCGGCATGCCTGCGGCGGAAAGCCGTTCAAACGTTCCGGTGCACAGCGTTTCAAGGTCAGCGCCCTTGAGCGCGGCACGCCGAAGCCATGACACGAGTTCATCAATCAGGGTATCGGATACATCGGGGGACTGAAGTGCCATATGAGATCTTTTAGTCATTTCATTGAAAGTCAAAGGGCCTAATCGCCTTGCAGGAAGATAGGACCTGGGCAGGATTTTCTCAAGCAGCGGTCCCGCACTGGCTTTGTGCAAACAAATGTGACAGGCCCGGCTTCATGCCAGTACCACGATGTCGATCGGATGGGTCAGCCCCTCGACCACAGTAGCGGCCCGTAGGTCCGGTGTCCTTGCATAGCCCTGCGACCGGGCCTGACGGTAGGTCGCGGCGTCAGTGAGCGCGCGGGTGTGCAGGGCCTTGTTGGCGTTCTCAAGCTTGGCGGCAAGGTTGACGGCACTGCCGATGACGGTGAATTCAAGCCGCCCGCTTGCCCCGATCACCCCGACCTTGACCGGTCCGGCTGCGGCGGCGGCTCCAGTAACGAACGGGCCGGGCCAGCCCATTGCGGCGAAGTCTTCCTGCATCGCGTCAAGTGCGGCGATCACGGCCTCTGCAGCGTAAAGCGCATCGGCGGCGTGGCTTTCGCTGGGTTGGACGGCACCGAATGTGGCAAGGATTCCATCGCCCATGAACTTGTCGATCCGCCCGTTGAAGCGCTCGATCTCGGACAAGGCGGTCTGCTGGTAGTGCCCAAGCACCTGCATTACCACATTGGGGGGCAGGGCACTGGCGGTGTTGGTAAAGGCACGGACATCGACAAACAGCACGGCGACGTCCCGCGTGACGCAATCCCCCGCGCCGGGCAATTCGTTTGACGATACGATGCTGCTGGCCACCTCGGGCGCGAAGAAGCGCCCCAGATCCTCGGCTGCGGACGAGCTTCTTGCGGCGATGATGGCCACGTAACGCGCGCGGTAAAGTGCCAGCGTCAGGACGAACGTCACCCCAAGCAGGGCGAAGATCTTGTCAAGTTCGGCCCCGATGAGGATCGAGTTCGAGGTGAGGTAATCGACATAGTTCCGGGTGACATACATTTCCCCCATGTCGCTTTTCAGGGCATAGACCACCATGAAGATCCAGGCCGCGATCGAGATCACGCCGGAGGCAAGCACATAGCGCGGGTCAAAGCGCAGCGCGCGGATGCTGATGAAGATGAACATGTAGATCATCGTGGGCGCCTTCAGGTAAAAGGCTGCCGGTTGGTCGTACTGGATGTGGAACGAAAAGATCAGCGCGCAAAGCAGCACAACGTCGATCAGGATCGACAGCACGAGGAACCATCCGGGCGGCCGTGACCGATAGGCCAGGGCCAGGCGCAGCACGGTGAACACGAAGTAGGCGGCAAGGATGGACGGGGTGTAGCTTTCGCCCAGGCTGCCCTCGGCCCGGGGTGAAACGGCATAAAGCGTCGTGAAGGCAATAAGGATGCAAAGCTGGACCCAACCGATCAGTTGTTCGGCCGCGTCTTCCCGTTTCGCGATCTCGGCCTGAACGCGCGGCGGAAGGTCTTCGGTGCTTGGCCCGCCGTTCAGAACGAAGGCAAGGAAGGTCCAAAGTCTGTTGCGGTCTGTTGTCACCGGCTAGGGTCCCTGTGGCGGGGAAGGGAAAACTGTGCCGCGTCCCCGGGTACTTCACAAGGCGCGGCGCAGGTTCCAGCAAATAAGTTACTGGTGGCAGCGGAGTGTTACAATGGTTGGATCGGGGGCACGATCAGACGGTCTGCCGACGCTGGGCAAGCAGGTCGGGCGCACTGGCCCAGCGGGCGCCGGGATGGCCTGCGATCAGCGCAAGCAGTTGGTCAAGGAAATCCCAGGCCTGCGCGTCATGGACAAGGTGGTGGCTCAGAATCCCTATCGCCGAAAGCCCAAGATCAAGGGCGGCCACGATGTCGCTGACCAGCGACGCGGTGGCGCGGCCGCCGCCGGTGCCGTGCCAGTCCATCAGGTCGACATGGGTGTTGAGGCTGGGCAGCGCGGCTGGTCGTTCCGGCCCATAGACCGACAACGCCTGAAAGCCTGCGCCGTGAAGCGCGCCGATCAGGTCGGGATCAATCCGGTTCCATGGCGGGACCAGGATCGGTGCCAGCTGGACGGGGTAAAGGGTCTGCAGCTTGGCAAGCCCAAGCGACAGCTCCTCCAGGACCAGCTTGGCTGGGCGATGCGGGCCAAGCTCGGCCTTCTTTGTCCCGGGTGGGGCGTGGTTGCTGTGTTGCCAGCCATGCGGGGCCACGGTGATCAGGGGCCGACCCGCCAGATGGGCGGCAAGGTCCGGCCCGGTCGGCTTTGGGATCACCGCGACGAGGCAGGGCGCGGCGTGGGACGCGGACAGCGCCAACAGCCGGTCAAGCGCCGGGGTCGGGATCACGGCATCGTCGTCGCGCCACCAGAACACGGCGGGATCTTTGGCGGCCCGGCGGTCAAGGGCGGCGGCAAGGGCATCAAGGGGCGACGACATCAGGTAGGCTCCAGCAAGGGCGCAAGAAGGTTGGCAAGACGCTGCGTTGCGGCCGTATGGGAGTGTCGCGCAAGGATATGAGGTCGGGTTTTCTCCGCCAGATCCTTGCACAGGCTGCTGTCGGTCAAAAGCCTGCGGAGCGCTGCGGCATAGGCGGGCACATCCCCGGCGGGGGTAAGAAGGCCGGTTGCGCCGTTGGCGACAACCTCGGGCACGCCGGCCGTGGCGCAGGCAAGGACGGGCAGCCCGGCGGCCTGCGCTTCCAGGTAGGCCAGACCGTAAGCCTCGCCACAGCCGGGCCAGATGTAGATTTGCGCGCGGGCGAGGGTCTTGGCGATCTCGGCTTGCGGCAGCGCGCCAAGCCAGTCGATCCGTGCCGCATGGGGGGCAAGATCCGCCTCAACCTGCGGGCGGGCGGGGCCGTCACCGATGACCGACAGGCGCCAGGGCAGATCCTCAACCAGGGCAAGGGCCTGGGCGAGGAACTGGTAGCTGGCGACCTTGTCGCCGGGCCGCATCATCGCGACAGTGACGAGCCGCCCAGGGTCCGGCGCGGGATCAAGAGCCAGAAAAGGTGTGGGGTCGATGAAGGGGGCAAGCAGCGCGGTTGCGGCGTCGGGGGCGGCTGCCGCAATACCAGCCTGATCGCGCCGGGTCAGGCAGATGTTCAGGGCCGCCTGACGCAGGCCATCCAGCACCTTGCCTTGAGTATCAGCCCAGATCCCGATGCTTCGCCGGGAAGACCATGAGCTTTCGATCGTGACATAGGGCAGCCCGAAGCGGTGGCACAGCGGCGGGCCGATCAGGTCAGGTGATTTGTAGTAGGGATGGTAGCACAGCCAAAGCCCGGGCGGGGCGGATCTGTCCCATTCTGCGGCAAGGCGGGCAACTTCGGCCTCAGCGGCAACGGCCAGCCGTTCGGCGGCATGCTGGTCATCAGGGTCGGGCAGGTAGCTGCGCAGGCTGGAGGCAAGGACAACCTCAGCCCCTCCGGCGCTGAGGGCGGTGCAAAGCTGGCGCGCCATCAGCCGGTCCCCCGAGGGTACGGGATGGTCTGGTGACTTGAGCGGCGCATAGAAGGCGACTTGGATCGGGTGCGGTTCCGTGGCGCGATCAGGTGTGCGCGGGGGTGCAGTTCTTGCGGACATCAGCGCACCTTTCCCACGTTCGGGGCCAGCGCCGCCCCCTTTGTTGCCCTGATCCTGTCTGGCATCCGACGCCATGGCTGGCAAGTCTGTGGGTCCCCGCGTCTGACACCCCGAGCTTGACACAAGCCGGGTTCACGGCCATCTGTCGCCCACTTCAACCCGCAGTTTATCGGAGCATTTCATGACATCACAAGTGTTCGAGATGCTTCTTGCAAGGATTGCAGAGCGCAGGTCACAGGTTGGCGTCATCGGGTTGGGCTATGTTGGGCTACCGCTGGCGATGGCCACGGCCCGGGGCGGCTTTGCGGTGATGGGGTTTGACGTCGACCCCGGCAAGATCGTGAAGATCGAGGCGCGCGAAAGCTATATCGAGGCCGTTTCGGACGCGGTTCTGCGGGCGGAATGTGAGGCGGGGCGCTTCACAGCGACGGATGATTTCAGCAAGCTGGCCGACTGTGACGTCATCGTGATCTGCGTGCCGACACCCCTGTCCCGGCACCGTGAGCCCGACCTTTCCTTTGTCGAGCGGACCAGCGCCCAGATCGCCCGGTATCTGCGCGCAGGGCAGCTTGTCGTGCTGGAATCCACCACCTATCCCGGCACCACCAATGAAGTCGTGCGCCCGATCCTTGAGGCGGGGGGGCTGGTCGCGGGGCGTGATTTCTTCCTTGGCTTCTCGCCCGAACGGGAAGACCCCGGCAACCGCGACTTCACGACCTCTACCATTCCGAAGGTGGTTGGGGCGGACAGTCCGGAAGCGAACGCCTTGATGCAGGCCTATTACGGCGCGGTGGTCGAGACTGTTGTTCCCGTGTCCTCTGCCGCGACGGCTGAGGCGGTCAAGCTGACGGAAAACATCTTCCGCGCGGTGAATATCGCGCTCGTGAACGAGTTGAAGGTGGTTTACGCTGCGATGGGGATCGACATCTGGGAAGTGGTGGACGCGGCCCGCACGAAACCTTTCGGCTTCATGCCGTTCTATCCCGGTCCGGGGTTGGGCGGGCATTGCATCCCGATTGACCCCTTTTATCTGACGTGGAAGTCCCGCGAATATGATGAACCGACGCGGTTCATCGAATTGGCGGGCGAGATCAACTCGGCCATGCCGCGCCGGGTGGTGCGGCTTCTGGCCGAAGCGCTTGATCGCAAGGCGGGCAAGGCGCTGAGCCGGTCGCATGTGTTGGTCTTGGGGTTGGCCTACAAGAAGAACGTGCCCGACATTCGCGAAAGCCCCTCGCTGAAGCTGATCGAACTGATCGAGGAGGCGGGCGGGACGGCTTCCTACCACGATCCCCATGTCGCCGAGATTCCGAAGACGCGCGAGTATTCGCATCTGGCGGGGCGGCAGTCCGTCCCGTGGTCGGAAGCCGAGGTTCGCCGCTATGACGCCGTGCTGATCGCGACCGATCACGATGCAACGGATTACGCCCGTCTGGGCGACTGGGCGCAGTTGGTGGTCGACACCCGGAACGCCATGGCCCGGCATGGGGTGGTCGCCGACCATGTGGTCAAGGCATGAGCCGGCTTGATAGCTTCATCCGCCGCCTGACGGCGCAGCGGGATACGCTGGACCATATCGCACGGGATCTGGACTTGCCCGAGGGTGCAGTGCTGGAGATCGGGCTGGGCAACGGGCGCACCTATTCGCATCTGCGCGAACTCTTCGGCGACCGTCGCATCGTGGCCTTTGACCGGGCGCTGGGCGCGCACAAGGAGTCGACGCCTGACGCGGAAAACCTTGTTCTGGGTGAGATTGCCGAGACAGCTGCAAGGTTTGCCGGACGGGATGCGGCCTTGGTGCATGTGGACATCGGCACCGGCTATGACGACCGCGACGCCGAAACGCTGCGCTGGCTGCCCGGGTTGGTTGTCCGGCTGGCGGGGCCGGGTGGCATTGTCCTGTCGGGCCTGCCGCTGGAGCGTGACGAGTTGCAGCCGCTGCCGCTGCCAGCGTCGGTGAACCCGGGGCGACTGTACCTGTATCGGCGGCGATCCGGCCAATGATCTACCTGCTGCGGCACGGGCAGACCGAATTCAACCATGCCGGGCGCTATCAGGGCCGGTTGGATTCGCCCCTGACCGCGCGCGGGGAAGCGCAAGCTTTCGAAATGGGCAGGGTGCTGGCTGAACGGATCGACCCGGCGAAGGCCGTCATCCTGACCAGCCCTTTGCCGCGTGCGCTGCGCACGGCAGGCATCATTGGGGCCGGTCTTGGGTTGGAGCCGGTGATCGACCCACGGCTGATCGAGGTGTCGCTTGGGGCTTGGGAAGGGCTTACGGCCGAGGAGATCGACACCGGTTGGCCCGGCGTGCGTGAGGGGTTCCGGCGCAACGAATGGTTCTTCGGCGCCCCCGGCGGTGAGGATTATCCAAGCGTTGCAGGCCGCATGGCAAGCCTGCTGGCCGAACTGCCGCGCGACGACGGCCCGGTGCATGTGCTGGTCAGCCATGCAATTTCCGGTCGGGTCTTGCGCGGACTTCACGCCGGGCTGGAGCCGCACCGCGCCATGCGGCTGGAGATTCCACAAGACGCATTCTTTTCGCTGCACGCCGGGGGGGACATCCGTCGCATCGACTGCGCGCCACCCGTTTGAGACGCTTGCGACAATTTCACAGGAACGGAATAGACAAGACATCTTCATGCGATACACTCGCCCCGATGACAGGCAGTCAAGGCGGGCAGCCTCGGGCCGCTAACCGATGGGATTTATAGCGGAATGATGCCGGGCAAAGATCTGCTGAGGATCGAGGGGCTGAACGTTGTCTTCCCGCTGATGCGGGGCAGGCTGCGGGCGGTCAACAACGCCTCGCTTCGCATCCTGCCCGGCAAGGTCACGGCTTTGGTCGGTGAATCCGGGTCGGGAAAATCCGTGATCGGGCAGACGGTCATGGGTCTGCAAAGCCAGGTGGCAGAGGTCAGCGGCAAGATCCTGTTCACCGATCCTGCGGGCGACGGGTCTGCCGTCGACATCCTGCAGTTGCCGCGCGACGGTTTGAAGATCCGGTCGATCCGCGGCAAGCGGATGAGCCAGATTTTCCAGGAACCGATGACCTCGTTTTCGCCGATGCACACGATCGGCGACCAGATCACCGAGGTGCTCAAGATCCACGGATTGGGCAGTCCGGCGTCGCGGCGCAAGGACTGCATCGAGATTCTGGGGCTGGTCGGGTTCCGCGACCCTGCCCGCATGATCGACAAGTACCCGTTCGAGCTGTCGGGCGGGATGCGGCAGCGCGCCATGATCGCGATGGCGCTGATCTGCCGGCCGGCGCTGCTGATCGCGGATGAGCCGACGACAGCCTTGGACGTGACGATTCAGGCGCAGATCATGAAGCTTTTGCGCGACCTTCAGGCCGAGTTGGGCATGGCGGTGCTGCTGATCACGCATGATCTGGGCGTGGTTGCCAACATGGCCGATGAGGTGGTTGTGCTATACCACGGCGAGGTTCTGGAAAGTGGGCCAGTCCGGGCAATCTTTGACAACCCGACGCATCCCTATCTGAAGGGGCTGATGGGGGCGATCCCGCATTTCGACATGGCCCCGGGCGAACGGCTGCGCCCCCTGCGCGAGATCAAGACCTTGGGAGGAGCGGCGCTGGCCATGCTGCCGGGTGCCGTCCGCAGGCCCGAGGTGGCAAAGGCCACCGGCGCGCAAAAACCGGGCGCGGCAGACGATGTTCTGCTGTCGGTCCGCGAATTGACCAAGACGTTTGCCGCACGCAAAAGCGGCGGCTGGCTGCAACCGGCACAGTTTGTGGCACCGGCGGTGGACCGCGTCAGCTTTGACGTGCGGCGTGGCGAATGTCTGGGTCTGGTGGGGGAAAGCGGCAGCGGCAAGACCACGGTCAGCAAGATGCTGATGCGGGCGGTCAGCCCGGATTCGGGTGACGTGATCTACAATGATGGCAGTGGGCCGATCGACGTGATCCACGCGCAGGGCGAAACGTCGGATTATCTGCGGCGCCGGATGCAGATGATCTTTCAGGACCCCGTGTCATCCTTGTCGCCGCGCATGACCGTGCGCAACATCGTTGCCGAGCCTCTGGAGATCCACAAGATCGCCGACGGACCCGCGCGGACCGAGGCGGTGCAGGCGTTGCTGACGGCGGTCGGCCTCGACCAAAGCGCGCTGCAACGCTATCCGCACAGCTTTTCGGGCGGGCAGCGCCAGCGCATAGGCATTGCCCGGGCGCTGGCCCTTCAGCCGGAGCTTGTGGTCTGCGACGAGCCAGTCTCGGCGCTGGACGTATCGGTGCAGGCGCAGGTTCTGAACCTGCTGAAAGACCTGCAGCGCGATATGGGGCTGACCTACCTGTTCATCTCGCACAACCTTGCGGTGGTGAACTATATGGCGGACCGGGTGGCGGTGATGTGGGCCGGGCGGATCGTGGAACTGGCCCCGGTCGAGGTTCTGATGCAGGCGCCGGTTCACCCCTATACGCGTGCGCTGCTGGCCGCGGTGCCGTTTCCCGATCTGGGCCGCCCGCTGGATTTCGAGACTGCGGCGCTGTCCAGCGATGTCGCCCGGGAAAGCTGGGCCCCGGCCTTTCGTCCGGCCGCATCCGGCGATGACATGGGCCCGGCGGACCTTGGAAACGGTCACTTCGTGTTGGCTCAGCGCAATGTCGATGCAGCGGAGTTGCGGGCATGATCACCCGGCGCCAGACCATGGCCTTGATGGGCGCGACGCTGGCAAGCGGGATGGTCGGGAAAGGGCATGCCGAAACGGACAGTCTGGCCGACCGCGTCGCCGCGGGCGAGCTTCCGGCCATGGCGGACCGGTTGCCCAAGGTGCCGCGCGTGGTCAACCTTGCCGCAATGGGCCGCGAGCCGGGGCGGCAGGGCGGCACGATCCGCAGCCTGATCGCTGGTCAGAGGGATGTGCGCTATATGCCGGTCAACGGCTATGCGCGGCTGGTCGGCTATG from Tabrizicola piscis harbors:
- a CDS encoding class I SAM-dependent methyltransferase; this encodes MSRLDSFIRRLTAQRDTLDHIARDLDLPEGAVLEIGLGNGRTYSHLRELFGDRRIVAFDRALGAHKESTPDAENLVLGEIAETAARFAGRDAALVHVDIGTGYDDRDAETLRWLPGLVVRLAGPGGIVLSGLPLERDELQPLPLPASVNPGRLYLYRRRSGQ
- a CDS encoding histidine phosphatase family protein; protein product: MIYLLRHGQTEFNHAGRYQGRLDSPLTARGEAQAFEMGRVLAERIDPAKAVILTSPLPRALRTAGIIGAGLGLEPVIDPRLIEVSLGAWEGLTAEEIDTGWPGVREGFRRNEWFFGAPGGEDYPSVAGRMASLLAELPRDDGPVHVLVSHAISGRVLRGLHAGLEPHRAMRLEIPQDAFFSLHAGGDIRRIDCAPPV
- a CDS encoding adenylate/guanylate cyclase domain-containing protein — its product is MTKRSHMALQSPDVSDTLIDELVSWLRRAALKGADLETLCTGTFERLSAAGMPLLRAHVGFSMLHPLYDALSFTWTRGKGVEVVGHQRGGSENTMGRYEASPFYFLLKNGLGHLRRRLDAKSAPEFPVFEELVAAGGTDYLAFLETFDGDGTRGMMGSWTTDQPLGFSEQMIRTLVRVESNFAVATKMAVLDKLADNMLSTYLGGDAGRRVLSGQTKRGDGETIRAVLVMGDMRNSTSYAEDHGRQVYIETLNEFFDAIAAPFNRNGGEILSFIGDGFLAIYPCDRHMEASEVAAGAAFTAVREAVARMDRLNTRRSNEGLSTIGYGIGLHVGNVMFGNVGLKNRLTFSTFGSAVNEVQRLETLTKAYRKTIIASDEFAQYAGGDWEVLGTEALRGTQHKVTLHTPSMAALACSGNECDADDLPAVSSDAENVMRLYRTQPRRA
- a CDS encoding dipeptide ABC transporter ATP-binding protein; the encoded protein is MMPGKDLLRIEGLNVVFPLMRGRLRAVNNASLRILPGKVTALVGESGSGKSVIGQTVMGLQSQVAEVSGKILFTDPAGDGSAVDILQLPRDGLKIRSIRGKRMSQIFQEPMTSFSPMHTIGDQITEVLKIHGLGSPASRRKDCIEILGLVGFRDPARMIDKYPFELSGGMRQRAMIAMALICRPALLIADEPTTALDVTIQAQIMKLLRDLQAELGMAVLLITHDLGVVANMADEVVVLYHGEVLESGPVRAIFDNPTHPYLKGLMGAIPHFDMAPGERLRPLREIKTLGGAALAMLPGAVRRPEVAKATGAQKPGAADDVLLSVRELTKTFAARKSGGWLQPAQFVAPAVDRVSFDVRRGECLGLVGESGSGKTTVSKMLMRAVSPDSGDVIYNDGSGPIDVIHAQGETSDYLRRRMQMIFQDPVSSLSPRMTVRNIVAEPLEIHKIADGPARTEAVQALLTAVGLDQSALQRYPHSFSGGQRQRIGIARALALQPELVVCDEPVSALDVSVQAQVLNLLKDLQRDMGLTYLFISHNLAVVNYMADRVAVMWAGRIVELAPVEVLMQAPVHPYTRALLAAVPFPDLGRPLDFETAALSSDVARESWAPAFRPAASGDDMGPADLGNGHFVLAQRNVDAAELRA
- a CDS encoding polysaccharide deacetylase family protein; the protein is MSSPLDALAAALDRRAAKDPAVFWWRDDDAVIPTPALDRLLALSASHAAPCLVAVIPKPTGPDLAAHLAGRPLITVAPHGWQHSNHAPPGTKKAELGPHRPAKLVLEELSLGLAKLQTLYPVQLAPILVPPWNRIDPDLIGALHGAGFQALSVYGPERPAALPSLNTHVDLMDWHGTGGGRATASLVSDIVAALDLGLSAIGILSHHLVHDAQAWDFLDQLLALIAGHPGARWASAPDLLAQRRQTV
- a CDS encoding nucleotide sugar dehydrogenase, with the translated sequence MTSQVFEMLLARIAERRSQVGVIGLGYVGLPLAMATARGGFAVMGFDVDPGKIVKIEARESYIEAVSDAVLRAECEAGRFTATDDFSKLADCDVIVICVPTPLSRHREPDLSFVERTSAQIARYLRAGQLVVLESTTYPGTTNEVVRPILEAGGLVAGRDFFLGFSPEREDPGNRDFTTSTIPKVVGADSPEANALMQAYYGAVVETVVPVSSAATAEAVKLTENIFRAVNIALVNELKVVYAAMGIDIWEVVDAARTKPFGFMPFYPGPGLGGHCIPIDPFYLTWKSREYDEPTRFIELAGEINSAMPRRVVRLLAEALDRKAGKALSRSHVLVLGLAYKKNVPDIRESPSLKLIELIEEAGGTASYHDPHVAEIPKTREYSHLAGRQSVPWSEAEVRRYDAVLIATDHDATDYARLGDWAQLVVDTRNAMARHGVVADHVVKA
- a CDS encoding adenylate/guanylate cyclase domain-containing protein; this encodes MTTDRNRLWTFLAFVLNGGPSTEDLPPRVQAEIAKREDAAEQLIGWVQLCILIAFTTLYAVSPRAEGSLGESYTPSILAAYFVFTVLRLALAYRSRPPGWFLVLSILIDVVLLCALIFSFHIQYDQPAAFYLKAPTMIYMFIFISIRALRFDPRYVLASGVISIAAWIFMVVYALKSDMGEMYVTRNYVDYLTSNSILIGAELDKIFALLGVTFVLTLALYRARYVAIIAARSSSAAEDLGRFFAPEVASSIVSSNELPGAGDCVTRDVAVLFVDVRAFTNTASALPPNVVMQVLGHYQQTALSEIERFNGRIDKFMGDGILATFGAVQPSESHAADALYAAEAVIAALDAMQEDFAAMGWPGPFVTGAAAAAGPVKVGVIGASGRLEFTVIGSAVNLAAKLENANKALHTRALTDAATYRQARSQGYARTPDLRAATVVEGLTHPIDIVVLA
- a CDS encoding glycosyltransferase family 4 protein; translated protein: MSARTAPPRTPDRATEPHPIQVAFYAPLKSPDHPVPSGDRLMARQLCTALSAGGAEVVLASSLRSYLPDPDDQHAAERLAVAAEAEVARLAAEWDRSAPPGLWLCYHPYYKSPDLIGPPLCHRFGLPYVTIESSWSSRRSIGIWADTQGKVLDGLRQAALNICLTRRDQAGIAAAAPDAATALLAPFIDPTPFLALDPAPDPGRLVTVAMMRPGDKVASYQFLAQALALVEDLPWRLSVIGDGPARPQVEADLAPHAARIDWLGALPQAEIAKTLARAQIYIWPGCGEAYGLAYLEAQAAGLPVLACATAGVPEVVANGATGLLTPAGDVPAYAAALRRLLTDSSLCKDLAEKTRPHILARHSHTAATQRLANLLAPLLEPT